One window of Bacteroidota bacterium genomic DNA carries:
- the tatA gene encoding twin-arginine translocase TatA/TatE family subunit codes for MLGTTEIILIVVVVLLLFGGKKIPELMRGLGRGMKEFKDAQKGVDSTTEEKKEEPK; via the coding sequence ATGCTCGGCACAACGGAAATTATCCTGATTGTGGTTGTAGTTCTTCTTCTCTTTGGCGGGAAAAAAATTCCTGAACTCATGCGCGGACTCGGAAGGGGCATGAAGGAATTTAAAGACGCACAGAAAGGCGTTGACTCCACCACAGAAGAGAAAAAAGAAGAGCCGAAATAA